Proteins found in one Zea mays cultivar B73 chromosome 1, Zm-B73-REFERENCE-NAM-5.0, whole genome shotgun sequence genomic segment:
- the LOC100193145 gene encoding uncharacterized protein isoform X6, protein MATESAFRLIGGTGARDWSKGFGAFGSSAGALSGEDLGFVDNDTGVYGGWNKSVPNRSGSAPPSMEGSLAALGHLIDQQSGSFEASLTTLDNITDSSKSEEQLRADPAYFEYYGSKVNLNPRLPPPLISRESRRLMNRVGKAKEWRMVSQDNSSKGSIYVPRSMLSTHKEEPEDDKSPRLDSSSVEDAQIVSSASNFQSQDFMLERFQQSVASSPDSSSSNPSNSNTGDSMPVYSDINLLKSLSFDALKQSDLNSWTPKGPLKSNVNNDLSSPPLSSSSYPGSKTGTQTFEQEKAAADTKHGNVVLGSGAAVTEVDNVDSIMKNLKLSLDVHTSSPAKQRWQDNVLQQYGSFLPAQGDPIQLTTQGPHPPHVPFVDNLSHAQLKLPDIHQNLPQPSMTTPFYTPNSFGNPYYQNLHPANAFPTSIGTGGYAVSGSILPPFMAGYAPQGPLATPLDSSMTPSFSGRPSGFLPAGNLTGGTDFMQSCKVYGQFEPGMQPSIPDPNFIHFFQHPSLFQYTGGNQYNTMGPRFTVVGNLAESFDSQNTIPQAASAYPSDQRLPLPITGFPNSPTARRGGTVPNYQGISSYIGVPMTYPTSPVFQGQTLPGVLPPVRRNDSAGFLPPSRNITGSPGIQGQRARQKFDESKTCSFLEELKSNRARMVELSDITGRVVEYSADQHGSRFIQQKLENCTAEEKTSVFAEILPHASALMTDVFGNYVIQKFFEHGTREQRRDLATKLVGHVLPLSLQMYGCRVIQKALEVMELDQKIDLVHELDGHIMRCVRDQNGNHVIQKCIECVPTEHIGFVVSAFQGQVTSLSMHPYGCRVIQRILEHCGGNSQGQCIIDEILQWVCILAQDQYGNYVTQHVLERGKAHERSQIITKLAGQVVTMSQNKYASNVIEKCFQHGDIAERDLLIRRIVEQTEGNNNLLAMMKDQYANYVVQKILETCNEDQRELLLSRVKDHMQALRKYTYGKHIVSRVEQLCGDVVTLSGTAESGS, encoded by the exons ATGGCTACTGAGAGTGCTTTCCGATTGATTGGTGGGACGGGGGCTAGGGACTGGAGTAAGGGATTTGGTGCATTTGGCTCTTCAGCAGGTGCCTTATCAGGGGAAGACTTGGGATTTGTGGATAATGACACTGGGGTTTATGGGGGCTGGAACAAATCTGTTCCAAATCGTAGTGGAAGCGCACCGCCTAGCATGGAAGGATCTCTTGCTGCTCTTGGCCATCTCATTGATCAGCAGAGTGGGAGCTTTGAAGCTAGTTTGACAACCTTGGATAACATAACTGACAGTTCCAAATCTGAGGAGCAACTACGTGCTGATCCAGCATATTTTGAGTATTATGGCTCCAAGGTGAATCTGAATCCAAGGCTCCCTCCGCCACTTATTTCAAGGGAGAGTCGCCGATTAATGAACCGTGTTGGCAAGGCTAAAGAGTGGAGGATGGTCTCCCAAGATAACAGCAGCAAAGGCTCAATATACGTTCCTCGATCTATGTTGTCAACTCACAAAGAAGAACCTGAGGATGATAAATCTCCAAGATTGGATTCAAGTTCAGTGGAGGATGCCCAGATTGTCTCCAGTGCATCCAACTTTCAGAGCCAGGATTTTATGCTG GAGAGGTTTCAACAGAGTGTTGCTTCTTCGCCTGATAGTTCATCTTCTAATCCTTCAAATAGCAACACTGGTGATTCTATGCCTGTATATTCTGACATAAATTTGTTAAAGAGTTTGTCATTTGATGCTTTGAAGCAATCGGatttgaactcttggacaccaaaAGGCCCACTGAAAAGTAATGTTAACAATGACCTTTCATCGCCACCCCTTTCCAGTTCATCATATCCTGGTAGCAAAACTGGTACGCAAACTTTTGAGCAAGAAAAGGCTGCTGCTGACACCAAACATGGAAATGTTGTGCTTGGCAGTGGCGCAGCTGTTACTGAAGTTGATAATGTGGACTCCATTATGAAGAATTTGAAGTTAAGTTTGGATGTCCATACATCCTCACCTGCCAAGCAGAGGTGGCAGGACAATGTCTTGCAGCAGTATGGTTCCTTTTTACCAGCCCAAGGTGATCCTATTCAATTGACTACTCAAGGACCCCATCCTCCTCATGTACCTTTTGTTGATAACTTGTCTCATGCTCAGCTCAAGTTGCCTGACATCCACCAAAATTTACCACAACCTAGTATGACAACACCTTTCTATACACCAAATTCTTTTGGGAACCCTTATTATCAGAATTTGCACCCTGCTAATGCTTTTCCAACCTCAATTGGAACTGGGGGTTATGCTGTAAGTGGTTCTATTTTGCCACCGTTTATGGCTGGCTATGCTCCCCAAGGTCCTCTTGCTACACCTCTTGACAGTTCTATGACTCCAAGCTTTAGTGGCAGGCCATCTGGATTTCTTCCAGCAGGGAATCTTACAGGGGGAACAGATTTTATGCAGTCATGTAAAGTATACGGACAATTTGAGCCTGGTATGCAGCCATCCATTCCCGATCCGAACTTCATTCATTTCTTTCAGCATCCCTCTTTATTTCAGTATACTGGAGGAAATCAATACAATACAATGGGTCCAAGATTTACTGTTGTTGGGAATTTAGCTGAAAGCTTTGATTCACAAAACACGATACCTCAAGCTGCATCTGCATATCCATCTGATCAGAGGCTTCCACTGCCAATAACTGGCTTTCCTAATTCTCCTACAGCCAGAAGAGGAGGGACTGTTCCAAATTATCAAGGCATTTCATCCTACATTGGAGTGCCAATGACTTATCCTACTAGTCCAGTGTTTCAGGGACAAACATTGCCTGGAGTATTGCCTCCTGTTAGGAGAAACGACTCTGCTGGATTTCTGCCCCCCTCAAGAAACATCACTGGTAGCCCTGGAATTCAAGGGCAGCGAGCAAGACAGAAGTTTGATGAATCAAAGACCTGCTCTTTCTTAGAAGAGTTGAAGTCCAACAGAGCGCGCATGGTTGAGCTTTCTGACATCACAGGCCGTGTAGTTGAATACAG TGCTGACCAACATGGTAGCCGATTCATCCAGCAGAAGTTGGAAAACTGCACCGCCGAAGAGAAGACATCTGTGTTTGCCGAGATTCTTCCTCATGCTTCAGCATTAATGACTGACGTTTTTGGGAATTATGTGATCCAAAAG TTTTTTGAACATGGAACTCGTGAGCAAAGGAGGGATCTTGCCACCAAGCTTGTTGGTCACGTTTTGCCTTTGAGTCTTCAGATGTATGGCTGCCGTGTAATCCAGAAG GCTCTGGAAGTTATGGAACTTGACCAGAAAATAGATCTAGTTCATGAGCTTGATGGTCATATTATGCGATGTGTCCGTGATCAAAATGGAAATCACGTTATACAGAAGTGCATTGAGTGTGTCCCCACAGAACATATTGGTTTTGTAGTGTCTGCTTTTCAGGGACAAGTTACTAGCCTTTCAATGCATCCATATGGCTGCCGTGTAATTCAG AGAATCTTGGAGCACTGCGGTGGTAACTCACAAGGCCAGTGCATAATAGACGAGATATTACAGTGGGTGTGCATCCTTGCGCAGGATCAGTATGGCAACTATGTTACACAG CATGTTCTAGAAAGAGGAAAAGCTCATGAGAGGAGCCAAATTATTACTAAATTGGCCGGGCAGGTTGTTACCATGAGCCAAAATAAATATGCATCAAATGTGATAGAGAAGTGTTTTCAACATGGTGATATTGCGGAGCGGGATCTTCTGATCAGACGGATTGTGGAGCAGACAGAGGGCAACAACAATTTATTG GCAATGATGAAGGACCAGTATGCTAATTACGTGGTCCAGAAGATACTTGAAACTTGCAACGAGGATCAGCGGGAGCTTCTGCTCAGCCGCGTAAAGGATCATATGCAAGCATTGAGGAAGTACACATACGGCAAGCACATCGTAAGCCGAGTCGAGCAGCTCTGTGGCGACG TTGTCACCCTTTCAGGAACTGCCGAGTCAGGTTCTTGA
- the LOC100193145 gene encoding uncharacterized protein isoform X2 has product MEKGMMFFCGESFSTMTAGGGVTGAWSPRVSGQPAGLDAPSLMATESAFRLIGGTGARDWSKGFGAFGSSAGALSGEDLGFVDNDTGVYGGWNKSVPNRSGSAPPSMEGSLAALGHLIDQQSGSFEASLTTLDNITDSSKSEEQLRADPAYFEYYGSKVNLNPRLPPPLISRESRRLMNRVGKAKEWRMVSQDNSSKGSIYVPRSMLSTHKEEPEDDKSPRLDSSSVEDAQIVSSASNFQSQDFMLERFQQSVASSPDSSSSNPSNSNTGDSMPVYSDINLLKSLSFDALKQSDLNSWTPKGPLKSNVNNDLSSPPLSSSSYPGSKTGTQTFEQEKAAADTKHGNVVLGSGAAVTEVDNVDSIMKNLKLSLDVHTSSPAKQRWQDNVLQQYGSFLPAQGDPIQLTTQGPHPPHVPFVDNLSHAQLKLPDIHQNLPQPSMTTPFYTPNSFGNPYYQNLHPANAFPTSIGTGGYAVSGSILPPFMAGYAPQGPLATPLDSSMTPSFSGRPSGFLPAGNLTGGTDFMQSCKVYGQFEPGMQPSIPDPNFIHFFQHPSLFQYTGGNQYNTMGPRFTVVGNLAESFDSQNTIPQAASAYPSDQRLPLPITGFPNSPTARRGGTVPNYQGISSYIGVPMTYPTSPVFQGQTLPGVLPPVRRNDSAGFLPPSRNITGSPGIQGQRARQKFDESKTCSFLEELKSNRARMVELSDITGRVVEYSADQHGSRFIQQKLENCTAEEKTSVFAEILPHASALMTDVFGNYVIQKFFEHGTREQRRDLATKLVGHVLPLSLQMYGCRVIQKALEVMELDQKIDLVHELDGHIMRCVRDQNGNHVIQKCIECVPTEHIGFVVSAFQGQVTSLSMHPYGCRVIQRILEHCGGNSQGQCIIDEILQWVCILAQDQYGNYVTQHVLERGKAHERSQIITKLAGQVVTMSQNKYASNVIEKCFQHGDIAERDLLIRRIVEQTEGNNNLLAMMKDQYANYVVQKILETCNEDQRELLLSRVKDHMQALRKYTYGKHIVSRVEQLCGDVVTLSGTAESGS; this is encoded by the exons ATGGAGAAAGGGATGATGTTTTTTTGTGGGGAGAGCTTCAGCACGATGACTGCAGGTGGAGGTGTCACTGGTGCTTGGTCGCCTAGGGTTTCGGGCCAGCCGGCTGGCTTGGACGCGCCAAG TCTAATGGCTACTGAGAGTGCTTTCCGATTGATTGGTGGGACGGGGGCTAGGGACTGGAGTAAGGGATTTGGTGCATTTGGCTCTTCAGCAGGTGCCTTATCAGGGGAAGACTTGGGATTTGTGGATAATGACACTGGGGTTTATGGGGGCTGGAACAAATCTGTTCCAAATCGTAGTGGAAGCGCACCGCCTAGCATGGAAGGATCTCTTGCTGCTCTTGGCCATCTCATTGATCAGCAGAGTGGGAGCTTTGAAGCTAGTTTGACAACCTTGGATAACATAACTGACAGTTCCAAATCTGAGGAGCAACTACGTGCTGATCCAGCATATTTTGAGTATTATGGCTCCAAGGTGAATCTGAATCCAAGGCTCCCTCCGCCACTTATTTCAAGGGAGAGTCGCCGATTAATGAACCGTGTTGGCAAGGCTAAAGAGTGGAGGATGGTCTCCCAAGATAACAGCAGCAAAGGCTCAATATACGTTCCTCGATCTATGTTGTCAACTCACAAAGAAGAACCTGAGGATGATAAATCTCCAAGATTGGATTCAAGTTCAGTGGAGGATGCCCAGATTGTCTCCAGTGCATCCAACTTTCAGAGCCAGGATTTTATGCTG GAGAGGTTTCAACAGAGTGTTGCTTCTTCGCCTGATAGTTCATCTTCTAATCCTTCAAATAGCAACACTGGTGATTCTATGCCTGTATATTCTGACATAAATTTGTTAAAGAGTTTGTCATTTGATGCTTTGAAGCAATCGGatttgaactcttggacaccaaaAGGCCCACTGAAAAGTAATGTTAACAATGACCTTTCATCGCCACCCCTTTCCAGTTCATCATATCCTGGTAGCAAAACTGGTACGCAAACTTTTGAGCAAGAAAAGGCTGCTGCTGACACCAAACATGGAAATGTTGTGCTTGGCAGTGGCGCAGCTGTTACTGAAGTTGATAATGTGGACTCCATTATGAAGAATTTGAAGTTAAGTTTGGATGTCCATACATCCTCACCTGCCAAGCAGAGGTGGCAGGACAATGTCTTGCAGCAGTATGGTTCCTTTTTACCAGCCCAAGGTGATCCTATTCAATTGACTACTCAAGGACCCCATCCTCCTCATGTACCTTTTGTTGATAACTTGTCTCATGCTCAGCTCAAGTTGCCTGACATCCACCAAAATTTACCACAACCTAGTATGACAACACCTTTCTATACACCAAATTCTTTTGGGAACCCTTATTATCAGAATTTGCACCCTGCTAATGCTTTTCCAACCTCAATTGGAACTGGGGGTTATGCTGTAAGTGGTTCTATTTTGCCACCGTTTATGGCTGGCTATGCTCCCCAAGGTCCTCTTGCTACACCTCTTGACAGTTCTATGACTCCAAGCTTTAGTGGCAGGCCATCTGGATTTCTTCCAGCAGGGAATCTTACAGGGGGAACAGATTTTATGCAGTCATGTAAAGTATACGGACAATTTGAGCCTGGTATGCAGCCATCCATTCCCGATCCGAACTTCATTCATTTCTTTCAGCATCCCTCTTTATTTCAGTATACTGGAGGAAATCAATACAATACAATGGGTCCAAGATTTACTGTTGTTGGGAATTTAGCTGAAAGCTTTGATTCACAAAACACGATACCTCAAGCTGCATCTGCATATCCATCTGATCAGAGGCTTCCACTGCCAATAACTGGCTTTCCTAATTCTCCTACAGCCAGAAGAGGAGGGACTGTTCCAAATTATCAAGGCATTTCATCCTACATTGGAGTGCCAATGACTTATCCTACTAGTCCAGTGTTTCAGGGACAAACATTGCCTGGAGTATTGCCTCCTGTTAGGAGAAACGACTCTGCTGGATTTCTGCCCCCCTCAAGAAACATCACTGGTAGCCCTGGAATTCAAGGGCAGCGAGCAAGACAGAAGTTTGATGAATCAAAGACCTGCTCTTTCTTAGAAGAGTTGAAGTCCAACAGAGCGCGCATGGTTGAGCTTTCTGACATCACAGGCCGTGTAGTTGAATACAG TGCTGACCAACATGGTAGCCGATTCATCCAGCAGAAGTTGGAAAACTGCACCGCCGAAGAGAAGACATCTGTGTTTGCCGAGATTCTTCCTCATGCTTCAGCATTAATGACTGACGTTTTTGGGAATTATGTGATCCAAAAG TTTTTTGAACATGGAACTCGTGAGCAAAGGAGGGATCTTGCCACCAAGCTTGTTGGTCACGTTTTGCCTTTGAGTCTTCAGATGTATGGCTGCCGTGTAATCCAGAAG GCTCTGGAAGTTATGGAACTTGACCAGAAAATAGATCTAGTTCATGAGCTTGATGGTCATATTATGCGATGTGTCCGTGATCAAAATGGAAATCACGTTATACAGAAGTGCATTGAGTGTGTCCCCACAGAACATATTGGTTTTGTAGTGTCTGCTTTTCAGGGACAAGTTACTAGCCTTTCAATGCATCCATATGGCTGCCGTGTAATTCAG AGAATCTTGGAGCACTGCGGTGGTAACTCACAAGGCCAGTGCATAATAGACGAGATATTACAGTGGGTGTGCATCCTTGCGCAGGATCAGTATGGCAACTATGTTACACAG CATGTTCTAGAAAGAGGAAAAGCTCATGAGAGGAGCCAAATTATTACTAAATTGGCCGGGCAGGTTGTTACCATGAGCCAAAATAAATATGCATCAAATGTGATAGAGAAGTGTTTTCAACATGGTGATATTGCGGAGCGGGATCTTCTGATCAGACGGATTGTGGAGCAGACAGAGGGCAACAACAATTTATTG GCAATGATGAAGGACCAGTATGCTAATTACGTGGTCCAGAAGATACTTGAAACTTGCAACGAGGATCAGCGGGAGCTTCTGCTCAGCCGCGTAAAGGATCATATGCAAGCATTGAGGAAGTACACATACGGCAAGCACATCGTAAGCCGAGTCGAGCAGCTCTGTGGCGACG TTGTCACCCTTTCAGGAACTGCCGAGTCAGGTTCTTGA